A window of Equus przewalskii isolate Varuska chromosome 6, EquPr2, whole genome shotgun sequence genomic DNA:
ttccttttttgatGAACAGGGCAGATTCTGAGTGCCTCCATCTCGTCAGGCCATGGAGCAAATACTAATAAACAAACTTCTCCCAGAGCCTGGCGCTCCAAGGGGGTACCTGAACATGAGCCACAACCACGACCCCAAGTGAAATGGAACAGTGAGGGGACCGTCCCCGTGGTTTCCGCACGGTCACTCCTGCCCTGCTTTATAGGACATATCACCAGGCCAGTTGCCCCTGTGAACCAGGGACAGAGCCGGCATTTACACCCAGAGTCCATTGCTTCCCAAGTCCCCCGAGGAGGGCCCACAGACTTGAGGACACTGTCTTGGGggcaaaattgaaactctgtccccattaaacactgactccccctcccccgggccccaccatcctccttcctgtctctgtggatgttACTCCTCTAGGGGCCTCCTGTGAGTGAAATCAGACAGTacttgtcttttttgtgactggcttctttcattcagcatggTATCCCCAGAGTTCACCCGTGTTTTAGCGTGTGTcgtgatttccttcctttttaaggctgaataatattccattgtatggagggacattttgtttatccattcctccatcgacagatacttgggttgcttccaccttttgcctgttgtgaacaatgctgttatgaacacGAGGGTACAAATGTCTCTTTGAGACCCAGCTTTCAATTCCTCTGGATAATACCtggaaatgaaattgctggatcatatgataattccatTTGCTTTTTGGAGAAACCGCCATAgcgttttccacagcggctgcgccattttacatgctcaccaacagtgcacaagggttccggtttctccacatcttcaccaacacttgttattttctgttttgttgttgttgttgttttaatagtAGCCGTTCTAGCAGGTGTGGGGTGGACGCCactgcttttcaattttttatttagacataagaaataaagctttaagaaatatttaatatagcGATTCTAGTGGttataaatctgtattttatagaaaaacatGCATCCACTGCtggtgtgtgcgcacacacattTTGCTGATGGAGTGCGTGACCAGAACAGTCTGGAGCCCTCTTAGTCAACCCAGCTCAGTGTGGTGGTGGCTTTGGATCATCCTCGTATTCCCAGGCCCCAGATACGGAAGTCCTGAGGTTGAATGAGGCAGCCTGTCCCATTCTTCAAAGTCCATCGAcaatgcctcctcctccagggagcctcccTTGCCTTCCCAGACACCACTCTAGCTCCCTGCTCTGGGCTTCTCGGCTCAGGGCCCCGGGGTGGCtgtctctgccccagccctgaccATGGAGGGGTGTGTGCCTGGAGGTCTCTGGGGTCCCGGCAAtgcccaggcacagagcaggtcaGGCAGAGTttgctgactgaatgaatgaacatagaGTCTGTACTGGCCTCTAGCGTGTGGACTAGAAAGGCCTGGCTGCTCAGGGGTGAGGAAGGGTGGGCGAGGCTCTGCTCACCGGGGCTGGACCCGGCGGCGGAGGCAGCCGCAGCCCAGGCATCGAAGGCCAAGGTGGAGGAGGCGCGGCCAGTGGAAGAGCAGGCGGTGGGTGGTTCGCACATACAGGCCGCCTGAGGGGTCCACGGCTTTGAGCGCGGTCAGCGGGGAGTAGCGGGCGTTGGTCTGTCGGCGCAGGGGTGGTCTGGCCGAGCCGATGACGTTGACGATGGCCTGTGGGGCGGAGCCCTGAGCTCtgggacccagggagaggggggTTCTCAAGGGAGGGGCCCCTTCACATACCCAAGCTATGTCTCGGGGCTCTGGGGCCCCCACTCACCTGGACCACATCCTGTGGGCTCTGCCCCACGTTGCGGAAGAGctccctggaggctgggaggtagGAATCCCGGAAGTAGCGCAGGGTGTCGGGGTCGGTGCCTGGGAACTCGGCCGTGGAAACCTGCTCCATCAGCTTCCCCTCAAATTCGGTGGCCACCGGGCCGGGCTCCACCAGGGAGACGCTGGGAgcggaggaagaggaggggatcTGGCGCCCCGACCCACTTGCTGCCCGGTTTCGCCCATCACTGGCCGTCTTTCTTTCTCGCTCTCCTAGTTGCCCCATCATTACGTCATTACGTAACGAGGGTCATTACGTGATTACGTAACGAGGATCATTACGTCATCCCGCCCCACTCCGCCATCTCCTGGCCTCAGCCCCGTCGCGCCTCCTCCCACTCCCCGCTCACAAGATGTTGAACTGGAGCAGCTGGACGGCTAGACTCTCGAAGAATCCCTCCAGAGCAAACTTGGAGGCTGCGTAGACTTCGTTGAACACGACACCTGAGAGGATTGGAGGAAGGCAGGCCCGTGGGGGCTCTGGGTGATGGGCTTTGTGGGTCCAGAGGGGTGGAGTCTTcggcagacagacagagagggtTTGGGGCTCAGAATGAGGGATATCTGGGGCCAATGTGATGGGCGTCTGGCATTGTGGGATCCGGGCATAGGGCATCAGGATGAGGTTGTCTTGGGGACCCAGGTGCCCCCTCTTCCTAACAGTGCTCCATCTGCTCTCCGCTCGGATCTCCCCTATTTCCCTCCATCCTCTAACCCCCTGGATCACGTGGGCATGGGATCCCCAGGGCCCCTGAGCGCAAACCCGGGATGGGGCTGACTACGTGCATCTTCTCCGTGGTGGGGTGACTGATAGGGCGGATTCCTTAGAGAAGAGAGTCTAACGGGCTTCAAGGAGGAAAGACCCAGGAGTATGGATGGCAAGTAGGTGGCCTCCATAGGCAGCTCATAGCAGACATCACTAGTCAATCACTGCTCTCTTTTCTGTGGAACCTCAGAATCCCAAATCTAGACATCTCTGGGGCCTGGTGGGGGGTGTTTGGCAAGGGAGAGTCTTAGGAGTGGTTATGATGCTTCCTTTGGGTTTGGGGGACGGTTGGGAAAGATTTTTGGAGGTGTCCAGAAGTGGGGCTGATGCTGAATGTGGATGGCCATTGGCAGCACCTATAACACCACTACCTACATCTGCACCATGGCAGACCTGGTTAATCTATCCCAGAACTTTCTCCTTTCGggcttcagaatccttctcaacacaggcACATTTAGAATAGGAACTAAAACCTATTTGCCATCCTTCTAGCCTGGGGAGGGTCAGACACTGGGGGGATTCCCAGGGGTGGGTCCCCAGGGCTCACCCTGCAGCCCCATGACACTGCTGACCACCACGATGTGGCCCTGTCGCCGTTTCTTCATGCCAGGAAGCACAGCTTTGACCAGACGGACAGCCCCGAAAAAGTTGGTATCAAAGACCTTCTGCATGGCAGCTAGGCTGAGCCCCTCGATGGGACCCACCAAGCCCACTCCAGCATTGTTCACTAAGGGGAGAGGTAAGGGTTACCTTCAAGTCCTCCCACCCCTTCTAGTGTCACTTCTCCAGGGACAGTCTCGGAAGCACCCCCGCCCCCATTCCAAATCCAGCGTCAGTCCAGGGTGTCTTGGGTAGACAAATGTGGAACCTTGACTTTTACGTTTAGCATTTGTTATAGGGAATCCTGAGCCCGGGTCAAGGGAAGGGTTTCTGGGAACAGCCTCTCCCTTAATGCATGAGCAATTCAGCTCTGACCCAAAATTGTATCAAAACAGCCAGACTCACCCTTCTTAGAAGACCCTTTGGGGACCATGAGTTGCTTCTTCATCATACTCCCTTCCCCAAATGactcatcaaaataattttcccaacCACGTATGGTTTTCTCCATACGTGAGAAGTTCTATTCCATAATATCCACCTTACTCCCAGGTCTCAGTTAgtttatttcttgtgtttctaAGAGACTGATGGGTATCCTGGGCTCTGAGCCAACTGGTCTACCCCTTCTGTCCAGGGCCAGAGGTTGCTGGTGAAGCAAGAGGGCTGGCGTTCAGACGCTGGAGAGACCTTGCTCTGATGAGGCTCTGTGCTTGGGCCAGGGAGGCGGCCAGTGGCCCCAGGAGCCGCTCAGACTCACCCAGCACGTCCACTTCTCCTCCCTGGATGCAGCTGAGACACTGGGCCACTGACTCATCGCTGCACACGTCCAGCTGGGCCACGGTGAGGGTCTGACCCAGAGCCTCTCCGGCAGCTGCCTCCAGCATCCCCTTCTTTCCCAGATCCCTCATGGTGGCCACCACTGGGGACAGAGAGCAGAGTTGGGGGCAGGCACTGGGCTCCTTTCTCGTGTGTGGACCTACATGTTTCTGTGATCTCGCATGAGCAGTCACAGAGGGATGGAGACCCACAGGTTTACACACTTAGATTCACCACACAACCTCGAATGCACACTTGTGCACATACATTTCTATGtacatctatccatccattcaactttacatccatccatccatctatccatccatctctacatccatccatccatccattcatctctacatccatccatccatccatccatccatctttacatccatccatccatccatccatctatctctacatccatccatccatccatccatccatccatccacccacccatccatccatccatccatccatccaacaaacatttattgaacctCTACTACACGCCATGCCCTATTCTAGGTGCTGAGACTCTTGCATGAAATAAGAAAGACAAGGTCGCTGTCTTTATGGAGTTCATAGCCTAGTAGGTGAGACCATAAATATAGAACAGATTGCCTGGAGAAAAGAAATGCATACACATCTAGGGTCAACATACATGCATATTGTAGTATGAATAGCCACATTTACATCATCAACATAAGTTCTGATTTATTGtcaacctactatgtgccagacattgtgctaaacatttttataagcaCTACCTCTGCTCCTCTCAAGAATCCTATGATTAGGTCACTAacatttccaaagatggccacagtATCTCCCATTGCACATGCTCTTCTAGAACCTTGTTGCTCCCACATCAAGACATGAGATCTCAttcccctctccttgaatctTGTGACAAGATGGGAACCAATAGGATGTGGTGAAAGTGACATTGTGTGGCTTCTGAGACTGAGTCAGAAAAGGTGCTGCAGTTTCTGCCTTGTTTGCAGGAACACTCACTCTTGAAGCCTTCAGCCAGCACGTGGCAGTGGGGCTGTCCTGAGGCCGCCATGCtgggaggaagcccaagctagtCCAGGtagagagaccacatggagaagCCCTGAGATTGCTGGAAGGGAGAGAGATGCCTGCCCAGGCCTGGCATGTTCCAGCCTCCTCTGTTCTAGTTGTAGCCTttgaccctgagccagaacctcCCAGTTGAGCCCTTCCCATTTCGTGACCTTTGTCAATCATGAAAGGTGAATGATTACAGTTGTTTTGGACTGTAAATCTTGGGGTGATTTGCTATTTATCAGTAGTAACCATAACAGGTAGATAAAGttatccccattatacagatgaacaaactgaggctcagcaaggtgAAGTTCCTTGCCTGTCCCACCCCTAAAAAGTgtcagaactgagatttgaacctgaGTTTGTGAGTGCTGAGCCCAGGCACCCGTATACATATTTGCACTCCCCCACGAGTGCATGCACAATCACACATGCACACTCCTGGGGGTATTTGCATGTTATCTGTGGGCCTGTGTGTTTCATGGGTGCTGCACAGCTGAAAGGGGAGCCACAGGCACCTATATTCAGTGTTGTGACAAGTATGGGACCAGGGgctgggctgcctgggttcaaatccagactctgTCACTTTCCGGCTGGGCAAACTTGGGCAAGGACCTTTGGcagtctgtgcctcagtctcaTTTCTAAGCTGGGGCAAATGATAGTGGCTACCTTATAGGGGTGACATGGAGATTCAATATCTTACTAGATGTAACACACTTAGATCGGAGCCTGGAACATCATAAGCGCTCGATCAACATCATTGACCAGCagttttatccattcatccatctgccCACAGGGACACACAGAGCACAATTACTTTCTTGCACACTGCCACTCAGAC
This region includes:
- the RDH8 gene encoding retinol dehydrogenase 8 isoform X1 translates to MAEPPRTVLISGCSTGIGLELAVQLAQDPRQRFQVVATMRDLGKKGMLEAAAGEALGQTLTVAQLDVCSDESVAQCLSCIQGGEVDVLVNNAGVGLVGPIEGLSLAAMQKVFDTNFFGAVRLVKAVLPGMKKRRQGHIVVVSSVMGLQGVVFNEVYAASKFALEGFFESLAVQLLQFNIFVSLVEPGPVATEFEGKLMEQVSTAEFPGTDPDTLRYFRDSYLPASRELFRNVGQSPQDVVQSSGLRPTGHRQRHRLGQTTPAPTDQRPLLPADRAQSRGPLRRPVCANHPPPALPLAAPPPPWPSMPGLRLPPPPGPAPVSRASPTLPHP
- the RDH8 gene encoding retinol dehydrogenase 8 isoform X2; its protein translation is MAEPPRTVLISGCSTGIGLELAVQLAQDPRQRFQVVATMRDLGKKGMLEAAAGEALGQTLTVAQLDVCSDESVAQCLSCIQGGEVDVLVNNAGVGLVGPIEGLSLAAMQKVFDTNFFGAVRLVKAVLPGMKKRRQGHIVVVSSVMGLQGVVFNEVYAASKFALEGFFESLAVQLLQFNIFVSLVEPGPVATEFEGKLMEQVSTAEFPGTDPDTLRYFRDSYLPASRELFRNVGQSPQDVVQAIVNVIGSARPPLRRQTNARYSPLTALKAVDPSGGLYVRTTHRLLFHWPRLLHLGLRCLGCGCLRRRVQPR
- the RDH8 gene encoding retinol dehydrogenase 8 isoform X3; its protein translation is MRDLGKKGMLEAAAGEALGQTLTVAQLDVCSDESVAQCLSCIQGGEVDVLVNNAGVGLVGPIEGLSLAAMQKVFDTNFFGAVRLVKAVLPGMKKRRQGHIVVVSSVMGLQGVVFNEVYAASKFALEGFFESLAVQLLQFNIFVSLVEPGPVATEFEGKLMEQVSTAEFPGTDPDTLRYFRDSYLPASRELFRNVGQSPQDVVQAIVNVIGSARPPLRRQTNARYSPLTALKAVDPSGGLYVRTTHRLLFHWPRLLHLGLRCLGCGCLRRRVQPR